From Daphnia pulicaria isolate SC F1-1A chromosome 4, SC_F0-13Bv2, whole genome shotgun sequence, one genomic window encodes:
- the LOC124337496 gene encoding uncharacterized protein LOC124337496 isoform X3, whose protein sequence is MVSRRRILSRSRDDLHLDNFPEEEDDVWHIKEKLYKDHIQEVLDKWHQIDDEIWAKLIVMERNRRVAKAYARAIPIQINGSDDGFDGFRIGLNGFDNPMRDNRTEEAKRQIGEGAKVRMDEKGNIHIKRVSKSNIYIKNTSDENGIGNDILKLPQGALEFGKGYLLFDMKKFQQNVSRELKRAYPDRRKLEMQCITAIAFAKNDMELLNCPCWVMIVNIVAMDMLKSKMPPVSKRSDIRNRPRIPIPDEDPYSVAGSGSSGSSSHNGNSNNGNGTIPANSNAVIGTKRGDKPPKLPPRDNGIYGSNIPKPDYDEIDENGYKAFASTRPSKEKLLSTDKKYDDPYYCGLRARVSNFVKNKNTNEKPVKELGTEIKMKMTPHVGTYQAALSHGHPMQTHQMWHSRSFDSGMASLPSSVTPDIQRLWKAYPFERNPTSWVPSHPHGYSPETELTDSAYSRIYGRLPIPRSYVPIAAPSRASYYGEWN, encoded by the exons GACCACATCCAAGAGGTTTTGGACAAATGGCATCAAATCGACGACGAGATCTGGGCCAAGCTCATCGTCATGGAACGCAATCGCCGTGTGGCCAAAGCGTACGCCCGGGCCATCCCCATTCAGATTAACGGAAGCGACGATGGTTTCGACGGATTCCG GATTGGATTGAACGGATTCGACAACCCGATGCGTGACAACCGGACCGAGGAAGCCAAACGTCAGATCGGCGAAGGCGCCAAGGTCCGCATGGACGAGAAAGGAAACATCCACATCAAGCGCGTTTCCAAGAGTAACATCTACATCAAAAACACTTCGGATGAGAACGGCATCGGCAATGATATCCTCAAGCTGCCGCAGGGAGCCCTGGAATTCGGCAAAGGCTACCTG CTGTTCGACATGAAGAAATTCCAGCAGAACGTGTCCCGCGAACTGAAACGGGCCTATCCCGATCGCCGCAAACTGGAAATGCAATGCATCACGGCCATCGCCTTTGCCAAGAACGATATGGAGCTGCTCAACTGTCCCTGCTGGGTCATGATTGTCAACATTGTGGCCATGGATATGCTCAAATCCAAGATGCCACCCGTCAGCAAGCGCTCGGACATTCGCAATCGCCCGCGCATTCCCATTCCCGATGAGGACCCGTACAGCGTGGCCGGCAGCGGCTCTAGCGGCAGCTCGTCGCACAatggcaacagcaacaacggcAACGGAACCATACCGGCCAACTCGAACGCGGTCATTGGCACTAAACGTGGCGACAAACCACCCAAACTACCACCTCGCGACAATGGCATTTACGGCTCAAACATTCCAAAA CCCGACTACGACGAAATCGACGAGAATGGATACAAAGCCTTCGCTTCAACTCGGCCCAGCAAAGAGAAGCTGTTGTCGACCGACAAAAAATACG ACGATCCTTACTACTGCGGTCTGCGTGCTCGCGTCTCCAACTTcgtgaagaacaagaacaccAATGAGAAGCCGGTCAAAGAGCTCGGAACCGAGATCAAAATGAAGATGACGCCACATGTGGGCACATACCAAGCTGCCCTGTCTCATGGACACCCCATGCAGACTCATCAAATGTGGCACTCGCGAAGCTTCGACAGCGGAATGG CCTCGCTGCCGAGCAGCGTCACACCCGATATTCAACGGTTATGGAAAGCTTATCCTTTCGAACGCAATCCTACGTCGTGGGTACCTTCCCATCCCCATGGATACAGCCCAG AAACAGAGCTCACAGACTCGGCTTACTCCCGCATCTACGGTCGCTTGCCGATCCCGCGCAGCTATGTCCCAATTGCAGCGCCGTCGCGAGCGTCGTACTACGGGGAGTGGAATTGA